GCCGAGGCCAAGCCCCGACGACAGGGCGGTATTGCCGAAGAGATCAAGCGTGAAGGGATCGTCCTGCGCCATGGGAAATGTCTCCTGTGATGAAGGCGCGCGGCATCGGCCCGCCGGAGCGTGCGCCGGAAGGAGCGATGGTCGCGGTGATGGTCGGGAACGGGCGGTCTGGCCCGAGGATGTCAGCGGCGGAACGGCGTGATCGACATGCTGGTGTCGGTCATTTCGATCCGTACATGTGTGGCTCGAGGAACCGCGGCGATTTGCTTCACGAGCATCTCGGCATCGAGAAACTCGATCCCGTCATCGCCGCCGAAATGCTTGCGCTTGTAGTGCCAGTAGTCGGGATTGGTCTTCGGATCGCATTCCTCGGCATAGACGACGAGGGCTCGCTGCCCCTCGGCGAGCTTGCCGTTGGAGAGCAGATAGACTCCCTCGTCGCCGACCAGCCAGAGACCGGGCTTCTCGTCCTTGCCGGGGCGGAGTCCGTAATAGGGATTGCGAAAGCCGCCATTGGCGAGGGCATCGATACGCCCACGCGTGATGACCGCATGGACGTCTGTCACGGAGAAGGTGAACATGGCAGCACCTACGCCGCCATCGCGTCGGGCAGGTAGCGCAGATGCACCGGAAGCTTGGAGCCGATCTCCGCGTCCGTGAGATGGTCGAGCAGCTTGAAGTCGCGGCCCCGATCCCGGCCATAGACGATGACGATGCGCCTGCCGCGCGCGGCAAGCGGGAATCGCCAGTCGGCATAGCCACGATACTCGTCGTTCGTCGCGCTCCAGATGTGCTCGAGGCGCTCGTCCCGGGTCATTGCCTTCGCCGGCCGGGATTCGC
The genomic region above belongs to Xanthobacter dioxanivorans and contains:
- a CDS encoding DUF3085 domain-containing protein, with protein sequence MFTFSVTDVHAVITRGRIDALANGGFRNPYYGLRPGKDEKPGLWLVGDEGVYLLSNGKLAEGQRALVVYAEECDPKTNPDYWHYKRKHFGGDDGIEFLDAEMLVKQIAAVPRATHVRIEMTDTSMSITPFRR